The stretch of DNA TCTAAAATCATTCAGCTGGCGCGCAATCGGTACATTAGATACCATTCTCATTTCATGGTTTGTAACAGGTAAACCTGAGTTGGCCTTGTCCATTGGTTCAATAGAATTATTTTCTAAAATGATTCTCTACTTTTTTCATGAAAGAATTTGGAACCAAGTAAAATGGGGAAAGCAAAAAACGGATTAGTTCATAAGAGTACACACAATCGCTTATAGTTTATAACTTAAAAGCACAAAGCATAAAAAAATGGAAAGTTTTAGATCTGAAATAGAAAACCCAATTGTCGCAAAAGAAATTATCGAATTAGATAAAAAAATTCGTTTATATAAAGATGGGAAACTAGACGATACTCAATTTAAAAGTCTTCGTTTAGCAAGAGGAATTTAC from Flavobacteriaceae bacterium UJ101 encodes:
- the cysC gene encoding adenylyl-sulfate kinase (KEGG: eol:Emtol_2060 adenylylsulfate kinase); translation: MFVNPLFRKNKLKNFEQDKASETPIRSVLKSFSWRAIGTLDTILISWFVTGKPELALSIGSIELFSKMILYFFHERIWNQVKWGKQKTD